Part of the Schistocerca americana isolate TAMUIC-IGC-003095 chromosome 5, iqSchAmer2.1, whole genome shotgun sequence genome, AGCCGCTCGACCTGCGGCCCAACTGCGCCGCCGACAACATGATGGAGCCGCAGGGcgcgccggtgctcgccgccgccggcTGGGCTCCCGGCGCCACCTCCGTCATCGCGGGCGGCTGCCGCAAGCTGCTGGCCGAGTACGcgccgcaccaccaccaccaccaccaccaccaccacgggcaCCACCACGGCGAGGAGCAGGTGCCGGTGCGGCCGCTGGGCGCCGGCTCGGTGTCGCCCGTggcgcaccaccaccaccagccgcagcaccaccaccaccagcagcaccaCCACGAgctggcgccgccgccgccgccgcagccgcagtacgCCGCCTCGACCGCCTCCTCCACCGAGGACATCCTCAACGACGACGCGCTCATGTCGCTGTCGGTGCGCGAGCTCAACAAGAAGCTGCACGGCTACCCGCGCGAGGAGGTGGTGCGCCTCAAGCAGAAGCGGCGCACGCTGAAGAACCGCGGCTACGCGCAGAACTGCCGCAGCAAGCGGCTGCAGCAGCGCCAGGAGCTCGAGGTGACCAACCGCACGCTGGTGGCCGAGCTGCAGCGCCTCAAGGTGGAGCTGGCGCGCGTCACGCAAGAGCGAGACCTGTACAAGCAGCGCCTCGAGCAGCAGCTGCGCcacgccgcccccgcgccgcccccgcgcgccgacgccgcctccgccgcctcgccggccgccgccgccgccgacttcTACATGTGACGTCAGCGAGCGGCGCGGGCCGCCTGGTCCTGAGGCGCCGCCGCCACGACGCCGCCTCCCGACGCGTCTCTCCGTTAGGAGTGCCGGAAACGGTAAACAGTGGAATCCAGGTGTGGCCCCTACTTCTCTGCAGCCTCCGCGTTACTGAGGGCGGGACGGAGTTCCCAGTGGACGAGGTCGAGTGATCCCCTCTGCCGCTTCCCTGTCAGCTGCCGCGAGATTCACGCACCAAACCTCTCTGCCTGCGTAAGCAGTAGCTTGCCACCCCTCCAAAGCGGTAATTTCGGATACCCGTAATTTCTAAGTGTCTCGGCGTGACTGTCTAGAGGCCACTCGAGCTGAGGCTTTCCTCCCTGTGCACAATGGTTTGAAATCGGACCTAGTCCTCTTCGTAACGTGTCAGCCTCGCTAGAGTCCAGTGAGAAAGTATGGCCTGCTGTGGCACCACCAGATGAATTCGGCAACGATCGTTGTCGCAATATTGTGCGCAAAATACGGGGTCGTCAAAGCGGTTAGGTCCTAAAACACGTACCGCCTACTTTTTACCATTCTCAGTACACGTGAGTAGTCGGCTCCTCGTCTCTGTCAGCCACGACAACGCCACCTCCGACGCGCCCTGCGAGACTGCTCTCGTAAGGTGTGCGCGACACGGTAAAGAGTAGTCTCCAGAAAGTGTCTCCTCGTCTGTCCATAGGCCGCTCTGATATTCGCGCTTCCTCACGGAGGGCAGAAAACGGTTCTGCCTGAACGACATCAAATATGTCCCTCATCTTGGCTACTTCCCTGTGGCCTTGCCGAGAATTTCGTGCACTGTCAGCCCTCTCCAAAACTctacctacgtacacaacagtttTGCACCCCTCTAAAGCTGTGATTTCGGACAGCCATAACTTCCAAGTTTTCAATGATCTTCTCCATTACTCTAGAATGGGAACACTGCTTGCTGTCACGAAACAGATACAGAGTTTTGGAACAGAAGTTGTACCAGAtcccatttttttctattttatttatttatgtttcattttttcGCGACTAGTTTTCCGTGTCGCCGCAACGTCATCCTCAAGCACTCTTTCTTATACTCAGCCAAGCTTTCGAGCGGCTCAACAGTTTGGCTGTATACGTGAATGAACACTTGAGAATGGGGTAGCTGTGACACCGAATCTGCTCGCGTAAGAAAACTTTAAGATAAATATATAAAAGCGAAATAAAGCTGGTGGAAGTTCCCGTTCGCAAATCATTTCCTTCGTAACTGGATGCTCAGATTCCCTCGGTGTGATAAATGACGTGTTAGTCTTGATGACGTTTATGTTTCGTCTGCGCAATGTTTTGAAAACAGTCTTCTTCTTAAGTTAAAAGTCCCGCTGCAGCCCGAGCACGGCCGCCGCTCGCACCATCAGATGGGGACGAGCAGGGCTGTTGTTGTTTGTTGATACGGCACCCTGAAAGCGGTTGGCTCCTAGAAGACATtgtgcctaggtagcaggattctcAGTTCACGGGAGTAGTCGGTCTTTCGTCTCTGTTACTTCCTTGTCGGGTGCCCCAAGGTTCATCCACGATTTACTTTCTTCATACTTCGGGCCCTGTGGAAAATGTTTTGTATTCCTCAAATTACATTTCCGTCTTCCACTGTATTTACTGGCTGTTTTGCAGTATCGACTAGTTTCGACTATTATGGCATTCCGAAGAGGCGGTCTCACGTGCCCACGCACATGCCAACAAGCTGATCAGACATACGGCGGGCAAACATAAACCTTGCTGTTAAACAAATTGTCTACATGACTACTTTTGGAAAGTTTTTTGTTGTCTGCCATATAGCTGGAGAGCTTGGGGGCCTGCCCTAGTGTACGTCAACTGCCACTTCAAAACGGCGTAACAGCCGATATTGGTCAACAGAGCAAAATAAACAGTAACTACAATCGAAAGCggaaattttatttgaaaagtttTGCACAGCTGTGGAACCTACCCGAAAGAAACTCATTGTTCACATGCGAAAGTTGTTTGGATGTAATCCATGGCGTGATTGGTAGACGGTGCGTCATGGGAAGACGGGAGTGAACCACCTGTCCATACTCAGATCTGCTAAGACAGAATGGAGGGAAATCCGGTGAGATCGCGCTTGCAGTTTGTGAACATGGCAAGACAGCACATTGCCACCAGCTGCAGCCGACCTGGCGTGTCCTTTTACGCACTTCTTGTCACTTCTTCTTTACCAACAAATTTGTTCACAGTTACCAAATACTGATCGATCATTACGCGCTGTTGTTATCCTTCTACCTACGTAGTCTCGGACGTGTTACACTAGACGCTTTCTGTTTTGTTAATGAGCAGATCTTCCAGAAACATTCGCTGGCGAGCATTGCAGCGCCACATAACACAATTCAGATGTCTTAAAACGAAATCAATGAGCCGCTATTTTCTTCTATAAAAGCGCCGAATGTTTCTTGGAAATCTTTATCTCACTACTAGACATTATGTCAACATTCTCAGAGGCTGGCTTAATGGAAACGAATCATTGTCTTTATCTCTTTGCGACTGTTGAAAAGCACAGAGTTCTAACGGGGAAAAAAGTTGAGAACATGAAACGACACGAAACAAAATTTTAGGCTGTAAGTAGCTACAGATACTCGGAGAAAGTGTGGAGAGTTTGCTGCTAATAAGACTGCGGAAGCAGTGCTTCTAAGTGCCTGTTGGAATTAAGATTTCACTTCCGCACACAATATTTCGACTGACTTACAAAAGTATTCAGGGCAGAAGGGGGCCAACTCTGACCAAGCAACTCTCACGGAACTACGGGGACGACCGATGCTGAGCTTTCAGTGGAACACTTATCCAGTTCTTTGCTAATATGTTACAAAAATAAGGGAATTAATCTTTCATTCCCTCATTTCCAGTCTTCTTCGTCTCCTTCGGTCTGCCTACCAGGTTATCTCTCTCAAGTAAGGCCAAAATCTCGTAGCACTTCGTTGTCTACAGTACAAATACTGTACGCAAAATTAGCATCGTCAACTATATTGAACATCTGATAAGCAAGCGTCTATTTACTTAGATGTTTGTCCACCATTTCAACAGCTTTTTACGCAGCTAGCTCTTCGTAAATGCGCAGCATGAGCGATTGCCTTTTCATTGCGTGGATGCGCGTACGTACATAAGTACAGGGTCTAGCAACCTCCTACAAGTCGTCGACAAATCTGTTCGCAAAGAAGAACTCGTTCGCATTTTGCGATATGGCCCCTGGAATTTCCGTCGCCTCAAAGAACTGAGTACATTGTTGGCACTGAGTATATTCTTGCTACTTGGCAAGCCGCGAAACGGAAACACGTGGAAATCTTAATAGTCTTACATCTTAGAAGCTTCATacgtaaaaaaaatttcaaaattctcgTTCACCGACGACTTTAGTGCCACGTAAGAAGCAGGTGAACCAATTTGTAAAGCGCATGTTGTTTGCAGAGCGTCTCTAttgttaataataacaataaaaaagataaCAAATTTACCAAATTCCACGTCATCCGTAGCCTCAATCCCGTCTCTTTCGTAAATTGATGACTTtactcaaaattttctttcggaaGAAAGCTACAGCCCCAAAGCGGAGCTTTCGTagggaaattcaaaatttttagaTTCTTTACGACTTGAACAAATTGGTATTATTATTACTTCAGAATTTTGTTGCTTTCGCTACGGCACAAAACCGCACATGTTCTTCCCAGCGATACTGCTAGATTACGAAACAGTTTCATTTCTCAACATACTCACGAGAGCAGCAGGGGGTCTTGATTGCCAACTTTCACACTCCTTTTCGTTAAGATGACTACTCATTTGTCAAGAGTCACAGCACAATCAAAGAAATGGAGAACGATTTTataactttttttctctttttgttccGTATAGTGTGTAGACTTTCAGGCGTACAAAGCTGCAGGTGCTACGTAGCTCCTTTAGGCCACACTTTTTTCGGAAGTCATTGCAAACTGCAGTTATCCACCATGGAAACAAAATGCGATTATCCAATCTAGGTGAGACAGTTTCCTCTCTCTCTCATGTACTTGAGCCCACTACTCACGTGTCAAGAGTTAGCAGTATAATAAAAGTGGTGCCGAACAATTTATTACGTTTCTTGCATCTGGCTCGGTAGCTTCAGGGATTGGGAGCAACAAGTGCAAGGGGCCTCTTAAAATTCGTACGTTTTCGGAAGTTACTGGAATCTGTGCTGCCCACACTGAAAACAAACGACCTTTTTTCATCCCAGTTCTGGCGGACAGAATAATAAAGGCAGCTATTACCCTACCCTGAGAGGGGTGCGTGATTCTCGGTTCAGTTGTGTCTTCACACTTTTGCATTTCGCCCCTCCCTCGTAGCGGGTTGTCTCGTAAGAGAGCCAGTGGCCACTATGAGCCTTCGCGAACTGGAGGACTTTCCCCCTGGGGACCGCCCGGTCGCTGATTTCAGTGACGGACATAGAGACACGGACGTGAGCGTGTGAAGTGACGCATCTCACCACTGATGGTGAACGAGGACTTTGAGACACAGTGTATATCAGATATTACGGGTTCGAACATTTCTACTACTGGAACTTCTTTAGATTTTTAAAGAGGCAGTATCTTGAACTGTATTTTTAACACACGCTGCTTTATCCCTGTGAGAGAATAATGTACTTAATTTCCAGTTGCAATAGGTGTTGCGATTTCAAGTCCAAAACTCACTTCTTCCTTTACTTAGACGGGTTTAGCTACAATATCTTTGTTCGACGTCTGTTTGCTTAGTTCAGAGAGATTACACGGATGTAGATCTCGTTAATGGAGTACTTGGGACCGAATGAGTGTATGAGTATATGATTTGAGACCTTGAGAACTGGAACGTACTTTGTAGATTCTAAGGCGCTACAGAATAACGTGGCAGTCGTCGGCATGCACTTTTCACTGTCTGATTACTGGAGTAAGTAATATAATGAGTCACATCTACAAAGTTATCCACTTTTACAATCCCTAGATATAGTGTAAGGAATCGAACACATTTTTCCTTTGTAATCGACAGATATTTACTTTACTATGCGATTTTGAAAAATGCAActgtactgaaaagaaaactttttatttaAGACTTGCAGTAATTTTCAGCTGAATGGTGTAGAAGAAGTACGTAGGCAAAAATTAAATTGTTCTGtgaactttgtgtttctttttgctcAGTTGTGAAGCATTATCGTTCTGACTTTTCAGGCTGTCTTCAAACAGCAAAACCATttaaacaatattttcaatatcgtTTTTGAAATACAGAAGTTACCAATATCGGTTCCATATTCCATTTTTGTGCGATTGAACTGTGTCCTTAATACTAGAGTTCGGGAAAGACTGTGCCCCCTGCATACATCTTCTGGAAGACAACATTCCGGACCACGGATGTAACTGAGGGTGCTTCATCTTGTACATATGAGATCATGGTTGTGTTTCAAATTATTATATGTTAAATACCTTGAGAATGATCTAATGTAAATACAAAGTAATAAAAGTATTTGCTTAAAATACAAGCGTCTTCCTTGTAGTGGCTCACTTCCGCTACTGCACCACTGCTTCTCAACACTACAAGTCTGTCGCATATGGAATTCGCCGAAATGATAAATTGCTGGGCAAGAAACAATAGTTCTTGAGAAATGGTCTGGGTGAAAAATACTAGTATTGGCTGCCATATTTCTACCTGTATGCACACAGGTTTTTTCAGTACTGTACATAAATTAGGCTACTTTCGTTGTCTCGTGGTAAGTGTGGAAATGTTAACGCCTTTTTCGATGCCACCTTCACTCACTACTGACTGTATTACAGCGTCTGTTACTGCGAAACTATAGAGCTCGCTTTGGTACCGTCAGTCGCTTGCCTTGAGGTTCCAGCGCTTCATGTTTACGGCGTTTTGTGCCGCCACTGGAAACATTTCCTGTTTGTTCCTTTGTCGCGCGACCTGGAAACACGTTCTCCTGGCTGCCTTGAGGCCGATTGTCGGTGGCTTTTAATCCTCCAGGTTTACGTTCAGAATTACCACTAATAGTCTGCCTTATTTCTCAGCAAGTAGGCTACGCAGTAATGTCAAAACATGATTTTATTCGGTCTACCTATCGAAATATTGCGTTTGTCACGTAGCCACTGCTATCTGCGCATACGTACAGTCAATGTTTCACCGACAGAACATGTTTAGTCTACCGTGGTTCTGCACTGGAAACTTAGCAAGTATCATCATATAGAGCTTTCATAGAAGTAATGTAACAACCATTTGCATCATCTTTAGTGTTTTTCTAattcactgttttgttgttgttttacgtTAGCGAGAGCGAGTTTTGTGGCGACGACAAATCCAAGAATCCAGAGGCAGTGCTACCGACTGCTAATGCTTTATTACAACAGTTCTAAGTATTTTTATCTGATACAAAAATAGGCTAGCTACTTTTAAAATAAAGCAGGAAGTTATTTTTCTAACAACTATTATACTCGTATTTTCTTGCATTAACGATGTTtagataaatattttcttttactctCACACAGTCATTTACCTAACTAGCAGTATGTGACTACAGGCGaattcagttttatttatgttactaaaTGAACTATTTACTAACTAGGTTAACTGGCCTGCCTTCAATCACTGCTGTGGGTACAGACCGGGATATACACAGCTGCAAgtgttaataaaaataataattgctaTTAGTATTGCATTCAGCATATCGTTCTTCTGAAAACTACAAGTTAACTGTAAAAAGTcgcactttattttatttcctctaCCCGTTTCATGAGCACGATTTACGTGAAGTAATCAGTCGTATGTATGTTGAGCGTACGATTTTGGTGTAGCCTGCCGCACAGTTCAACAGTAGAAGACAATTATGTTGGAGACTTAAAACTCTGAAACGGGTAgtcgaaataaaataaattgtgactgtTGACAGTAGTTTAAAATGacatcagtaacagtcacggtaaaatcTAATCTAAAACATACCCATTAAACTTAAAAATATCGACCCTGCTTGTTTCTGTGTTGTTGCTGTGGCCTTCAATTCGATGGCTGATTCGATGCACCTCTCCGAGcgagtctatcctgtgcaaatctctGCATCTCTTAATAACAGCTGTATCCTACATCTAttggaacctgcttactgtatcatgccttcatctccctttactatTTTCATTCCcttcacttccctccattaccaaaccgaTAGTACGTCTGGGTGCGGCCTATCAGcttccttcttttagttaagttgagccacaaatttcttttttcactaattcgatttagtacctcctcaATAATTATtctatctacccacctaatcttcaacattagtctgtagcgtCGTATATCAAAACCTTGTATTCTCTTCTCccttaatcaaaatggttcaaatggctctgagcactatgggacttaacttcggaggtcatcagttccctagaacttagaactacttaatcctaaccaacctaaggacatcacacacatccatgcccgaggcaggattcgaacctgcgaccgtagcggtcgcgcggttccagactgtagcgcctagaaccgctcggccacccggccggcctccCTTAATCGCCCATAGGCCACCTTTCAAATCGATAGAAGGGTACACTACAGAGAAATACCTTCAAAAAGTTTCCCAGCACTTACATTTATATCAGATATTAATATATTGCTGTTTTTTAGAAATAACTTTCTTACTGTTGTCAGTCTCAATTTTGTATCCcttttacttcggccatcatcaggtaTTTAGCTGCCCAAATCCAAAACTCTTCTGCTCCTCTTAGTGTCTCAGTTCTCAGTTTAATTCCTTCAGTATAACCTGATATATTTCGGCTACATGTTTtggttttcttgatgttcatcacacaacttcttttcaagacactatccattccgttcacctgcttttCC contains:
- the LOC124616611 gene encoding transcription factor MafA-like produces the protein MEADDSDLAGQYLQQFELDRLEGAVKREQGAGAETPPPPPPPPPQQQQQPQRLPSMPLLQPSPPHHLLTPPGEDAHPLYGAGQQHAGVLVKAVAQHGHGGEPGLVALQHPGTPPDTPPVSASPPHYAAAAAAAAVAAAGALADDMGWFPQSAVRYLAPEPLDLRPNCAADNMMEPQGAPVLAAAGWAPGATSVIAGGCRKLLAEYAPHHHHHHHHHHGHHHGEEQVPVRPLGAGSVSPVAHHHHQPQHHHHQQHHHELAPPPPPQPQYAASTASSTEDILNDDALMSLSVRELNKKLHGYPREEVVRLKQKRRTLKNRGYAQNCRSKRLQQRQELEVTNRTLVAELQRLKVELARVTQERDLYKQRLEQQLRHAAPAPPPLSGAFTVHVKPAAALASRMASQDLAARRKTKLAY